Proteins from one Lepidochelys kempii isolate rLepKem1 chromosome 6, rLepKem1.hap2, whole genome shotgun sequence genomic window:
- the CYP2R1 gene encoding vitamin D 25-hydroxylase isoform X3, producing MVEDGQSIASWLKPQSPRHFIDAYLDEMDRSENDPESTYSTKNLIFSVGELIIAGTETTTNVLRWAVLFMALYPNIQGQVHKEIDLVVGPNKTPSLEEKCKMPYTEAVLHEILRFCNIAPLGIFHATSKDTVVRGYSIPEGTTIITNLYSVHFDEKYWSNPEVFSPERFLDSSGQFIKKDAFVPFSLGRRHCLGEQLARMEMFLFFTSLLQRFHLHFPHALIPNLKPKLGMTLQPQPYLICAERR from the exons ATGGTAGAGGATGGACAGAGCATCGCAAGTTGGCT GAAGCCTCAGTCACCTCGACATTTCATTGATGCATATCTAGATGAAATGGATCGAAGTGAAAATGATCCAGAGTCTACATATTCAACCAAAAATTTAATTTTCTCTGTTGGAGAACTCATCATAGCTGGAACAGAAACCACAACTAACGTTTTAAGATGGGCAGTATTGTTTATGGCTCTTTATCCGAACATTCAAG GGCAAGTTCATAAAGAAATTGATTTGGTTGTGGGTCCAAACAAAACACCTTCTTTAGAAGAGAAATGCAAAATGCCTTACACTGAAGCAGTTCTACATGAAATTTTAAGGTTCTGTAATATAGCTCCATTAGGTATTTTCCATGCAACTTCTAAGGATACAGTTGTGCGTGGTTATTCTATCCCTGAAGGCACTACGATAATTACAAACCTCTATTCTGTACACTTTGATGAAAAGTACTGGAGTAACCCAGAAGTGTTTTCTCCTGAACGGTTTTTGGACAGCAGTGGGCAGTTCATCAAGAAAGATGCATTTGTTCCTTTTTCACTCG GAAGAAGACATTGTCTTGGAGAACAACTGGCCAGgatggaaatgtttttgttttttacttcatTACTTCAGCGATTTCACCTGCATTTTCCACATGCTTTGATTCCCAATCTGAAGCCAAAATTAGGCATGACATTACAACCACAGCCATATCTCATCTGTGCTGAAAGACGTTAA
- the CYP2R1 gene encoding vitamin D 25-hydroxylase isoform X2 encodes MEGHFCGLLNSRYGRGWTEHRKLAVSSFRCFGYGQKSFEHKISEESMFFLDAIDTYKGRPFDLKHLITNAVSNITNLIIFGERFTYEDTEFQHMIEIFSENIELVASASVFLYNSFPWIGILPFGKHQQLFKNAAEVYNFLLELIERVSKNRKPQSPRHFIDAYLDEMDRSENDPESTYSTKNLIFSVGELIIAGTETTTNVLRWAVLFMALYPNIQGQVHKEIDLVVGPNKTPSLEEKCKMPYTEAVLHEILRFCNIAPLGIFHATSKDTVVRGYSIPEGTTIITNLYSVHFDEKYWSNPEVFSPERFLDSSGQFIKKDAFVPFSLGRRHCLGEQLARMEMFLFFTSLLQRFHLHFPHALIPNLKPKLGMTLQPQPYLICAERR; translated from the exons gTTTATTGAACTCCAGATATGGTAGAGGATGGACAGAGCATCGCAAGTTGGCTGTAAGCAGCTTTCGTTGTTTTGGATATGGTCAAAAGTCCTTTGAACACAAAATTTCAGAAGAATCCATGTTTTTTCTTGATGCCATTGATACATACAAAGGCAGACCCTTTGATCTTAAACACTTGATAACAAATGCAGTCTCAAACATTACTAATTTGATTATCTTTGGAGAACGTTTTACATATGAAGACACTGAATTTCAGCACATGATAGAGATTTTTAGTGAAAACATTGAATTAGTTGCTAGTGCTTCAGTGTTCTTGTATAATTCTTTTCCCTGGATTGGCATATTACCCTTTGGAAAACATCAACAACTGTTTAAGAATGCAGCTGAAGTCTATAACTTTTTGCTTGAACTTATTGAGCGTGTTTCTAAAAACAGGAAGCCTCAGTCACCTCGACATTTCATTGATGCATATCTAGATGAAATGGATCGAAGTGAAAATGATCCAGAGTCTACATATTCAACCAAAAATTTAATTTTCTCTGTTGGAGAACTCATCATAGCTGGAACAGAAACCACAACTAACGTTTTAAGATGGGCAGTATTGTTTATGGCTCTTTATCCGAACATTCAAG GGCAAGTTCATAAAGAAATTGATTTGGTTGTGGGTCCAAACAAAACACCTTCTTTAGAAGAGAAATGCAAAATGCCTTACACTGAAGCAGTTCTACATGAAATTTTAAGGTTCTGTAATATAGCTCCATTAGGTATTTTCCATGCAACTTCTAAGGATACAGTTGTGCGTGGTTATTCTATCCCTGAAGGCACTACGATAATTACAAACCTCTATTCTGTACACTTTGATGAAAAGTACTGGAGTAACCCAGAAGTGTTTTCTCCTGAACGGTTTTTGGACAGCAGTGGGCAGTTCATCAAGAAAGATGCATTTGTTCCTTTTTCACTCG GAAGAAGACATTGTCTTGGAGAACAACTGGCCAGgatggaaatgtttttgttttttacttcatTACTTCAGCGATTTCACCTGCATTTTCCACATGCTTTGATTCCCAATCTGAAGCCAAAATTAGGCATGACATTACAACCACAGCCATATCTCATCTGTGCTGAAAGACGTTAA